A region from the Arachis ipaensis cultivar K30076 chromosome B01, Araip1.1, whole genome shotgun sequence genome encodes:
- the LOC107647536 gene encoding uncharacterized protein LOC107647536 produces MTNRSETPQAHRTNADLLAANAALLAENQQKTELLATMQNNGEEKNDNKKANAEQHEEHQSESNAKTGETPPKTGRQRTNPFSEEIMNFKRPKNFTLPITLTPYKGIRNLKVHVTKFESMMFLNSSISNFDEFAKLFINHFAAFKIYVQDSDYLRTIKQGQHESLKDYMTRFKTAVMEIPDLNPEVKLHAIKSGLRPRKFQEAIAVVKPKTLEEFRDKATGQIEIEELRETRRNERPPFRKEEDKPYRSQNKDPKKPFKLAPKFDSYTKFNTKREDILKEILHNKLIKLPSRAGSYQDQRYIDKSKHCAFHQKFGHTTNECVIAKDLLKRLARQGHLDKYINSRVRQTKQNTTDLQPEQNPSTTENTRFQPPPTRGVINCISGGFAGGRHTNSTRKRSYRAMLMV; encoded by the exons ATGACAAACCGTTCAGAAACTCCGCAAGCCCACCGAACTAATGCCGACCTCTTAGCTGCTAATGCTGCTCTACTAGCGGAAAATCAACAGAAGACCGAACTGTTAGCAACAATGCAGAACAACGGCGAAGAAAAGAACGACAATAAGAAGGCAAACGCCGAACAACATGAGGAACATCAGTCAGAGTCCAATGCAAAGACTGGGGAAACACCCCCCAAAACAGGAAGACAACGAACCAATCCTTTTTCCGAAGAAATAATGAATTTCAAGAGGCCTAAAAATTTTACGCTCCCCATAACTTTGACACCATACAAGGGGATCAGAAATCTTAAAGTTCATGTCACAAAATTCGAATCTATGATGTTTCTCAATA GTTCTATATCCAACTTCGACGAATTCGCCAAGTTATTCATAAATCACTTTGCAGCATTCAAAATCTATGTGCAAGATTCGGATTACCTCAGAACAATCAAGCAAGGACAACACGAAAGCCTGAAAGATTACATGACACGCTTCAAAACAGCAGTCATGGAGATCCCTGACCTCAATCCAGAAGTGAAGTTGCACGCTATCAAGAGTGGTCTCCGACCTAGAAAATTCCAAGAAGCTATAGCTGTCGTGAAACCGAAGACATTGGAAGAATTCCGAGACAAAGCGACTGGTCAAATTGAAATAGAGGAGTTGCGCGAAACTCGAAGGAATGAAAGACCACCATTTCGGAAGGAAGAAGACAAGCCTTACAGGTCCCAGAATAAGGACCCTAAAAAACCTTTTAAACTAGCTCCGAAGTTTGATTCCTATACCAAGTTCAACACTAAAAGGGAGGACATCCTTAAAGAAATACTACACAACAAACTAATAAAGTTACCTAGCAGAGCCGGTTCGTACCAAGACCAGAGGTATATTGACAAGTCAAAGCACTGCGCTTTCCACCAAAAGTTCGGCCACACAACTAACGAATGCGTGATCGCGAAGGACCTTCTGAAAAGGTTGGCGAGACAGGGACACCTAGACAAATACATAAACAGCAGAGTTCGGCAGACCAAGCAGAACACGACCGACCTTCAACCAGAACAAAATCCGAGCACCACAGAGAACACCCGGTTCCAACCTCCACCGACGAGAGGAGTTATTAATTGTATATCTGGGGGATTTGCAGGTGGCAGACATACAAACTCAACGAGAAAACGCAGTTATAGAGCAATGTTAATGGTCTAG